In Penicillium psychrofluorescens genome assembly, chromosome: 5, a single window of DNA contains:
- a CDS encoding uncharacterized protein (ID:PFLUO_007347-T1.cds;~source:funannotate) has translation MAEPDTHSQRRSSSQASSVSSRSQTAKTLRGKAQKRHSGSNTPNTPKTPTDLTSFPSLSPPNDTPNDTPTLTRGLSNTLLTGYEGGGAGETTRGRKATLARLTSGLSNTSDRAALFEDSVPTRDIPGALHLVDDAHIERLIANTGAAKIVRQFARDLAQRDAEISALRQRADARERELKRMLREVSVSSQDIERRLYQLENSPQEDRKSDGESSNDWTAQSSGLNGLMSQAMTDAVGSRLYVEPPSASEDLQSTIRAQRSENDTGMGGSSTDSSNTRKRQSSGRSWQDYIFGSTSASRKTSRASSVKSDMEEIEEENTERLHVPSNPARRKALDEQLFQPPGTQPSGGSGRRIASATTNGDDASIHSRKSSRSMGSWTVKLFAGQSAKDSSDSETNRNQTSGNQVKDKANPSTFSASSKGGMSAVAALKRINSNASLPTPGGRSATGSTGTSKMNPSTGRRSAAGSFSQGGPPEAVDRSSTNLGPVEMDAILPIESRPPTLTQTYNNSQSGEFLTDRFGFIYDQRRKKRQREANALKSSSRPLSISETLGSRRSDASDPEDDIEIPQALQTATATQSSTPLSPEDPDSGSVGLRRWQDYLKMPSRPTELLSHTPSTAPIISLMTAGDSRPHSSSGAMDKNVPLSVNSSAQPSVSTSAVTAGRPELAGVPSDETTTANTSARATATDTEPVKLLLEQLTDLHDTLQRDRTVRWNEFLRKVRAERRKEGEAAAAAAASDRTVTTVDTPEATLADGEVIGIAGLGNKGKVGRAKWREFRSLVLGGIPVALRAKVWSECSGASAMRIPGYYDDLVREVGGSEPDSSVVAQIDMDIRRTLTDNVFFRKGPGVPKLKEVLLAYSRRNPEVGYCQGMNLIAASLLLIMPTPEDAFWILTSMIEVILPQHYYDHGLLASRADQMILRQYISELLPRLSAHLEELGIELEALTFQWFLSLFTDCLSAEALYRVWDVVLCLNVTSAVANGPVTTAFSASSAKEGGDKISQTAEDDSSGSGGGSTFLFQVALALLKLNEQQLLTTCSTPAALYTYINHQMTNHAISIDGLIQASEALRNVVRREDVVSRRATTLQEMRDGRI, from the coding sequence ATGGCCGAGCCTGATACGCACTCTCAGCGACGGTCCTCGTCCCAGGCCTCATCTGTGTCGAGCAGGAGCCAAACCGCTAAGACACTCCGTGGTAAAGCCCAGAAACGGCATTCGGGCTCCAACACACCCAATACGCCCAAAACGCCGACAGACCTGACCTCATTTCCTTCGCTTTCGCCGCCCAATGATACGCCCAATGATACTCCTACCCTCACCCGAGGCTTGTCAAATACACTCCTGACCGGCTATGAGGgaggtggtgctggcgaAACGACTCGCGGCCGCAAGGCCACCTTGGCACGGCTTACAAGTGGCTTGTCCAATACCTCCGACCGGGCAGCGCTCTTTGAAGACTCCGTGCCAACGCGTGATATCCCCGGCGCTCTGCATCTAGTCGATGACGCGCATATCGAGCGATTGATTGCGAACACAGGCGCCGCGAAGATCGTGAGGCAATTCGCGCGCGATCTGGCCCAACGAGATGCGGAAATCTCGGCGCTCCGACAACGTGCCGATGCGAGGGAGCGGGAGTTGAAGAGAATGCTTCGGGAGGTGTCTGTCTCGAGTCAAGATATAGAGCGTAGACTGTATCAGCTGGAGAATTCGCCACAAGAGGATCGCAAGTCCGACGGTGAAAGCAGCAATGACTGGACGGCCCAATCCTCGGGCCTCAATGGACTCATGTCCCAGGCCATGACCGATGCCGTTGGCTCTCGACTCTACGTGGAGCCGCCGAGTGCCTCCGAAGATCTCCAGTCTACAATACGTGCCCAAAGATCAGAGAATGATACCGGCATGGGCGGCTCCAGCACAGATTCGAGCAACACGCGAAAACGACAGAGCTCCGGTCGCAGTTGGCAAGACTATATCTTCGGCTCGACCTCGGCCAGTCGGAAGACAAGCCGCGCCAGCAGCGTCAAAAGCGAcatggaagagattgaagagGAAAACACTGAACGCCTCCATGTGCCGAGCAATCCTGCACGACGCAAAGCGCTCGATGAGCAGCTGTTTCAACCGCCAGGTACCCAGCCCAGTGGTGGATCAGGGCGTCGGATTGCTAGCGCTACTACCAACGGCGACGATGCAAGCATCCACTCCCGCAAGTCCTCTCGCTCTATGGGCTCGTGGACAGTCAAGTTGTTCGCAGGACAATCTGCAAAAGACTCGAGTGATTCCGAAACCAATCGCAATCAGACATCTGGAAATCAGGTTAAGGACAAAGCCAACCCGTCTACATTTTCGGCGTCTTCCAAGGGCGGGATGTCTGCGGTGGCTGCATTGAAGCGAATCAACAGCAATGCCAGTCTGCCTACACCCGGTGGCCGCTCTGCCACTGGCTCTACTGGTACGTCCAAGATGAATCCGTCAACTGGGCGCAGAAGTGCAGCCGGTAGTTTCTCCCAAGGAGGCCCACCCGAGGCCGTAGACCGCAGCTCGACCAACCTCGGCCCTGTTGAGATGGACGCTATTCTCCCCATCGAGTCCCGACCCCCGACTCTCACGCAAACCTACAACAACTCTCAGTCAGGCGAATTTCTGACCGACCGATTCGGGTTTATTTATGATCAGCGGCGAAAGAAGCGCCAGCGAGAAGCCAACGCTCTCAAAAGCAGCAGTCGTCCCCTGAGCATTAGCGAGACTCTGGGTAGTCGGCGGAGCGACGCGTCTGATCCTGAAGATGATATTGAAATCCCCCAGGCTTTGCAAACAGCCACCGCAACCCAAAGCTCGACGCCACTTTCACCTGAAGACCCTGACAGTGGGTCTGTTGGACTACGTCGTTGGCAGGACTATTTGAAAATGCCGTCTCGGCCAACTGAGCTGTTGTCTCATACGCCATCTACTGCTCCGATCATCTCTTTGATGACTGCGGGAGACAGCCGTCCTCATAGCTCATCCGGAGCAATGGACAAAAATGTACCGTTGTCTGTCAACTCTAGCGCACAGCCATCGGTGTCGACATCGGCAGTCACCGCTGGCCGTCCCGAGCTTGCGGGTGTACCATCCGACGAAACCACCACCGCGAACACATCAGCGCGCGCTACTGCCACTGATACCGAGCCGGTGAAGTTGCTATTGGAGCAACTGACGGACCTGCATGATACGCTGCAGCGTGACCGCACGGTGAGGTGGAATGAGTTTCTGCGCAAAGTGCGTGCGGAACGCAggaaagaaggcgaagcagcagcggccgcggcggcttCTGATCGGACCGTGACGACGGTTGACACGCCAGAAGCCACCCTCGCCGACGGTGAGGTCATTGGAATTGCTGGTCTGGGCAACAAAGGCAAGGTTGGCCGTGCCAAGTGGCGTGAATTCCGGTCACTTGTCCTCGGTGGCATCCCCGTTGCTCTCCGAGCCAAGGTTTGGTCAGAATGCAGCGGCGCATCTGCGATGCGAATCCCTGGTTACTACGATGATTTGGTGCGAGAAGTCGGCGGGTCGGAACCGGACTCGTCGGTGGTAGCGCAAATCGACATGGACATTCGCCGTACGCTCACCGACAacgtcttcttccgcaaggGACCCGGCGTTCCAAAGCTCAAAGAAGTGCTTCTTGCGTACTCACGCCGCAACCCGGAGGTGGGCTACTGCCAGGGCATGAACCTCATTGCGGCGTCTCTGCTGCTTATTATGCCGACACCCGAGGATGCCTTCTGGATCCTGACGTCGATGATTGAAGTCATCCTGCCACAACACTACTATGACCACGGCCTATTGGCGTCTCGCGCGGACCAGATGATCCTCCGGCAGTACATCTCGGAGCTGCTGCCCAGACTGTCGGCCCATCTTGAAGAATTGGGCATTGAACTGGAAGCACTCACGTTCCAGTGGTTTCTTTCCCTGTTCACCGACTGTCTCTCGGCCGAGGCCCTCTACCGTGTGTGGGACGTGGTCTTGTGTCTCAATGTGACCAGTGCCGTGGCCAATGGTCCGGTCACAACCGCATTTTCTGCATCGAGTGCGAAAGAAGGCGGCGACAAGATCTCCCAAACAGCAGAAGACGACTCATCTGGCAGCGGAGGGGGAAGCACATTCCTCTTCCAAGTTGCCCTGGCACTGCTTAAGCTTAACGAGCAGCAGTTGCTCACGACCTGCTCGACACCCGCTGCCCTCTACACCTACATCAACCACCAGATGACCAACCACGCCATCAGCATTGATGGCTTGATCCAGGCCAGCGAGGCCCTCCGAAACGTCGTTCGCCGGGAGGATGTCGTCTCGCGCCGAGCTACTACATTGCAGGAAATGCGCGACGGCAGGATTTAA
- a CDS encoding uncharacterized protein (ID:PFLUO_007346-T1.cds;~source:funannotate), protein MTDPQVPITLPGPAKPSPSPLACLLCRHKHLKCDGQTPMCGRCVLTGSECLYTKSRRGYKGPSKKRRADPDSPVETPLDPTTTDFIDIWNPQNDFTYAPAIPLPSSGSDSPGMNDLSTPIPPSVRSTNAPLTPDSSSFLGGDGYLLDIYYTYFHAAHPILPPLRHLFRSHFPPFLEQVMKFIGAHFTPAANSDTYRPTVVVAVQEQPTSVEKVQALLLLAIVLHSRNERSEAGECLAAAVDLAFELGLHEAHYAVTASGGDPIRAECLRRTWWELFIIEGMLTALGVQSVYRTSLVSLEVPLPCEERIYQNCLTPPLPPTIAQFDERVFADEDRDFSSYCYRIEAVRILGRVVALQDMAEGQQDHVEAIDARIASWFHHLPESKEELVRPDGTVDEVMFQACMIVNGAAIYLNFPRSDLLSSPAVAAEVICGHHGPISIPAFSHHAHAMKAVKASSELSSLAAIRLPVVKHTPFFICALVLSSIVQLAACSVKAGQMPDPSRDRLTLTIGVFKSLARTWAISQSIMRQIKAVARDVMDMGLRPTMDSFDLSAMLDTNRFWVQDPPN, encoded by the coding sequence ATGACCGATCCACAGGTCCCCATCACCCTTCCAGGCCCCGCAAAACCCAGCCCCTCGCCTCTGGCCTGTCTCCTGTGCCGCCACAAGCACCTCAAATGCGACGGCCAAACCCCCATGTGCGGGCGCTGTGTCCTTACCGGCTCTGAATGTCTGTATACCAAGTCGCGTCGAGGCTACAAGGGCCCATCGAAGAAGCGCCGCGCCGATCCGGACTCACCAGTCGAGACGCCCCTCGACCCAACTACAACGGACTTTATTGATATTTGGAACCCTCAAAATGACTTTACTTATGCGCCGGCCATCCCACTGCCGTCGTCCGGTTCGGACAGTCCGGGCATGAACGATTTATCCACACCGATTCCGCCCTCCGTTCGATCGACGAATGCGCCGTTGACCCCAGACTCTTCCTCATTTcttggcggcgatggctACTTGCTTGATATCTATTACACCTACTTCCATGCGGCACATCCGATCTTACCGCCACTCCGGCACCTGTTTCGCTCTCATTTCCCGCCATTCCTTGAGCAGGTCATGAAATTCATTGGGGCCCATTTCACTCCGGCCGCCAACAGTGATACCTACCGCCCTACGGTTGTCGTGGCGGTTCAGGAACAACCGACGTCGGTGGAGAAGGTCCAggcgctgctgttgctcgCAATTGTGCTGCACTCGCGCAATGAGCGCAGCGAAGCCGGCGAGTGCTTGGCCGCCGCGGTGGATCTGGCTTTTGAGCTGGGCCTGCACGAGGCCCACTACGCCGTGACGGCCAGCGGTGGCGATCCGATCCGCGCAGAGTGCCTTCGGCGTACTTGGTGGGAATTGTTCATTATTGAGGGCATGCTGACTGCGCTCGGAGTGCAGAGTGTATACCGCACGAGCTTGGTGTCGCTCGAGGTGCCGCTGCCGTGCGAAGAGCGGATCTACCAGAACTGTCTCACTCCTCCTCTACCCCCAACCATTGCTCAATTTGACGAGCGTGTTTTCGCCGATGAGGATCGTGATTTCTCTTCATACTGCTATCGCATTGAAGCGGTGCGGATTCTTGGTCGTGTGGTGGCTCTCCAGGATATGGCAGAGGGCCAGCAAGATCACGTCGAGGCTATCGATGCGCGCATTGCCAGTTGGTTCCATCACCTCCCCGAGTCAAAGGAGGAGCTTGTACGTCCAGACGGGACCGTGGACGAGGTCATGTTCCAGGCGTGCATGATAGTCAACGGCGCCGCCATCTACCTCAATTTCCCACGATCCGaccttctttcctctccgGCGGTTGCCGCAGAGGTGATCTGTGGACACCATGGCCCTATCAGCATTCCTGCCTTTTCCCACCACGCCCACGCCATGAAAGCAGTCAAGGCATCTAGCGAGCTGTCTTCTCTCGCAGCCATCCGCCTCCCAGTTGTGAAGCACACCCCATTTTTCATCTGTGCGCTGGTGCTCAGCTCGATTGTCCAGCTGGCCGCCTGCTCCGTCAAGGCCGGACAGATGCCCGACCCTAGTCGCGACCGTCTCACGCTAACCATCGGTGTTTTCAAATCCTTGGCTCGTACTTGGGCGATTTCTCAGTCCATCATGCGGCAGATCAAAGCCGTTGCGCGGGATGTCATGGACATGGGGCTCCGTCCGACCATGGACTCGTTCGATCTATCTGCTATGCTTGATACTAACCGCTTCTGGGTGCAAGATCCCCCGAATTGA
- a CDS encoding uncharacterized protein (ID:PFLUO_007344-T1.cds;~source:funannotate) — MTSDWWPELLSEEMAFDTPEVLQHSADPSSHGRRPQSAQMFDDAEQSALLSHQEWLSQQSQMSNAYQQYGYWYGSTQDQRYVMSGDVSLTPSLFPPQYRQEEPLPTACAAYPAVSQMRHVPAPPVGQMQTPPIRQTQSPHQSVAHHTAAHNTCQMSTGTVLAADQAADLNLAAQATQSASPSYSWPGATQQQQLAQIHARPQQSSQRGGRPMTSKPLAPRSPLPTTTHGHPTPTPGPQRGPPVEQTHAKKRRSQHNERTLHPKPQSRNTLRGRSDVIQRIKPEDALVKTEYDPATIARDVLINAGKHPTERSLNEHLESLRKNFDFVDYHSDLSTFRWDIVDPVVPPAVPAAKGTSCHVQAPRDRPRPPARASAARPQAEETPSLVSPVNLPFSHPHPHPPQLLPPHSNQPPPPVSTPSQQAQAKPTPKSSPAKPSPAKAHHSPQSEDTSQLGAVLLSSVPSMPPKGKAGRAPPKRKAENNAEDDKDQDDKAPLINWPVFACRWTKCPAELHNLETLKRHIVKLHIPNNIKCGWKDCKNPDGMPANELWKHVQESHISPVAWKLGDGPRIHLPEEQDKYRAPDIETTLSTQTGGPDPIILPAHKNAVNAYLKIHNINDSYGRAEALLRGGIHWKEQVGPTIDKSGYTLSTPARQWKTDPNEGIMELVDDDDDDDDDE; from the exons ATGACATCGGACTGGTGGCCGGAGTTACTGTCAGAGGAGATGGCATTCGACACGCCTGAGGTCTTGCAGCACAGTGCTGATCCCTCCAGCCATGGTCGCAGACCTCAATCGGCGCAGATGTTTGATGATGCTGAGCAGTCTGCATTGCTATCCCACCAAGAGTGGCTGTCGCAGCAGTCACAGATGAGCAATGCCTACCAGCAATACGGATACTGGTATGGAAGCACCCAAGATCAACGATATGTCATGTCTGGAGATGTCAGCCTCACTCCGTCTCTGTTTCCACCCCAATATCGCCAAGAAGAGCCATTGCCAACTGCATGTGCCGCATACCCTGCTGTTTCTCAAATGAGGCATGTCCCAGCACCTCCAGTCGGACAGATGCAGACGCCCCCAATCCGACAGACCCAGTCACCTCATCAATCGGTTGCTCACCACACTGCCGCCCACAATACCTGTCAAATGTCCACAGGCACTGTTTTGGCTGCTGATCAGGCGGCAGACCTCAATCTCGCAGCACAGGCTACCCAGTCAGCATCTCCCAGCTACTCTTGGCCAGGAGCAacgcagcagcaacagctgGCACAGATACACGCTAGGCCCCAACAATCTTCGCAGCGAGGTGGCCGCCCAATGACTTCCAAGCCGCTTGCTCCTCGCTCACCTCTCCCGACGACTACTCATGGGCATCCTACGCCGACTCCAGGTCCCCAGCGAGGTCCCCCAGTAGAACAGACCCATGCCAAGAAGCGTCGTTCGCAGCACAACGAGCGCACATTGCACCCAAAGCCCCAGTCACGCAACACCTTGCGCGGACGATCCGATGTGATCCAGAGAATCAAGCCCGAGGATGCCCTAGTCAAGACCGAATACGATCCTGCGACGATTGCCCGCGACGTGCTGATCAATGCCGGGAAACACCCGACGGAGAGGTCTTTGAACGAGCACCTGGAGTCACTGCGCAAGAACTTCGACTTCGTCGACTACCACTCCGACCTTTCAACCTTCCGCTGGGACATTGTCGACCCTGTTGTTCCTCCGGCCGTCCCTGCTGCCAAGGGCACGTCGTGTCACGTGCAAGCCCCCCGTGAccgccctcggcctcctgCGCGTGCCTCTGCAGCGCGTCCCCAGGCGGAGGAAACACCCTCTCTTGTGTCCCCCGTCAATCTTCCTTTTTCCCACCCCCACCCGCACCCTCCCCAACTGCTGCCTCCGCATTCGAAtcaacctccgccgccagTTTCGACCCCGAGCCAGCAGGCACAGGCGAAGCCAACCCCGAAGTCGAGCCCCGCGAAGCCCAGTCCAGCAAAGGCACATCATTCCCCACAATCAGAGGATACTTCGCAGCTAGGGGCTGTGCTTCTATCGTCCGTACCAAGCATGCCTCCCAAGGGGAAGGCCGGTCGCGCGCCGCCCAAGAGGAAGGCTGAGAACaatgccgaagatgacaaggACCAAGATGACAAGGCACCGCTGATCAATTGGCCGGTCTTTGCGTGCAGATGGACCAAATGCCCTGCGGAGCTGCACAACCTGGAGACCCTCAAAAGACATATTGTGAAACTCCACATCCCGAACAACATCAAATGTGGCTGGAAGGATTGCAAGAACCCGGACGGAATGCCTGCTAATGAGCTGTGGAAACACGTTCAGGAGAGCCACATCAGCCCGGTGGCGTGGAAGCTTGGGGATGGACCGAGAATTCATCTTCCTG AGGAACAGGACAAATATCGGGCACCCGATATTGAGACTACGCTGAGCACCCAGACTGGGGGCCCGGATCCCATCATTTTGCCTGCTCACAAGAATGCGGTCAATGCATACCTCAAGATCCATAACATCAACGACTCGTATGGACGGGCTGAGGCGCTTTTGCGTGGAGGAATTCACTGGAAGGAGCAGGTCGGGCCGACCATTGACAAGAGTGGCTACACCCTGTCTACCCCTGCTCGCCAGTGGAAGACCGATCCTAACGAGGGCATCATGGAACTggttgatgacgacgacgacgacgatgacgacgaatAA
- a CDS encoding uncharacterized protein (ID:PFLUO_007345-T1.cds;~source:funannotate): protein MISDDDLYRLAIFLGSCAMMMIVLYHFLDINASDEEADSAKTGESAKVAGSVASPSAESAGASAAAYDGTVWFDLNLIFIHPKGRHLLNDRNPVQKPARFGGMVHWLGKDQVASPDTKKRREAVAS, encoded by the exons ATGATCTCCGACGACGATCTCTACcgcctcgccatcttcctgggctCCTgcgccatgatgatgattgttCTCTATCacttcctcgacatcaacGCCTCGGATGAAGAGGCGGATTCGGCAAAGACGGGGGAGTCGGCCAAGGTGGCTGGCTCCGTGGCATCGCCATCGGCTGAGAGCGCAGGCGCGTCAGCAGCTGC CTACGATGGCACCGTCTGGTTTGATCTGAACTTGATATTCATCCACCCTAAGGGCAGACATCTGCTCAACGACAGGAACCCGGTGCAGAAACCTGCACGATTCGGAGGCATGGTCCACTGGCTAGGAAAAGACCAAGTCGCCAGCCCCGATACAAAAAAACGCCGGGAAGCAGTCGCTTCGTGA